The Phormidium yuhuli AB48 DNA window TCAAATAGAGAAAGTTCTCGGGCAGTGGGCGTACCGCACCGTGATATGATCTCTTCTGGTTTGGATTCGTCCAGACGCTCCATCTCGTCAGCCCGAGATGGTCAGTTACAGAACCCGAATTGTTGACTCAAATTCCATTGAGACAGATTAGGGTGGCCGTAACTGTGCCAATCGGTCCTGCGTGACATCAATGTAGGTGTTTGCATTATGCACCCACGTTATGACGATAACCTCACGCCGTTGACGACACTTCCTCGCTTTCGTCGGTCTGATGACGAGCGCGGCGGCAAAACCACCCCCGTCTCGTCCCAGCCGATCGAAGTTTCTGCGCCGGCAACCTCACCAGAAACCGTTGCCGTCTCCGCTGAGAGTCAATCCTCAGATGAGGACTATTCCCAACTTCAGAAACAACTCTACGTTGTGACCCTGGTCATCTCTGGAGTGGTCTGCGCCTCCCTCGGGGTTTTCTACTCTCGCGATGTGGCCTTGAACTATCTGATTGGGGCCCTAGTCGGCACAGTGTACTTGAAAATGATGGCGAGAGACGTGGCACGTCTCGGTCGGACGAAGGCTAGGTTGGGGAACGGACGGATAGCACTGTTTATCGGGCTAATGGTGGTCGCCACCCAAGTTCAGCAGCTCCAGATTCTCCCCACCTTCTTTGGGTTTATGACGTATAAAGTAGCGATTCTCGTCTATGTCCTCTTGACGACGTTCGCGCCGGACTTAAACTCTTCCAGGCAACCTGTCAATCGATGAGATAACATGCTCGACGTGCTACATACCGTTAATACTTTCCCTTTGGCTAGCTTGGAGGTCGGTCAACATTGGTACTGGGAAGTCGGTAGCCTTAAACTTCACGGACAAGTTTTTCTGACCTCTTGGTTTGTGATCGCCCTGTTGGTGATCGCTTCGATTCTATCAACTCGCAACCTACAACGGGTTCCCAGCGGGCTCCAAAATTTTATGGAGTACGCCCTGGAGTTCCTCCGGGATCTGGCCAAAACCCAGATTGGCGAAAAAGAGTATCGCCCCTGGGTTCCTTTCGTGGGGACGTTATTTTTATTCGTTTTCGTGTCAAACTGGTCTGGGGCACTTGTTCCCTGGAAGCTCATCGAGCTACCCGCCAGTGAACTAGCCGCTCCCACCAACGACATCAACACCACGGTGGCCTTGGCACTGCTGACCTCCCTGGCGTACTTCTACGCCGGAATCAGCAAACGCGGGCTGGGCTACTTCGCCCGCTATATTGAGCCAACGCCAGTCCTGCTTCCGATTAACATTCTGGAAGATTTTACCAAACCCCTCTCCCTGAGTTTCCGTCTCTTTGGTAACATCTTAGCGGACGAATTAGTGGTAGCGGTTTTGGTTTTGCTGGTGCCGCTGTTCGTGCCCTTACCCGTAATGGTGCTGGGT harbors:
- the atpB gene encoding F0F1 ATP synthase subunit A, which encodes MLDVLHTVNTFPLASLEVGQHWYWEVGSLKLHGQVFLTSWFVIALLVIASILSTRNLQRVPSGLQNFMEYALEFLRDLAKTQIGEKEYRPWVPFVGTLFLFVFVSNWSGALVPWKLIELPASELAAPTNDINTTVALALLTSLAYFYAGISKRGLGYFARYIEPTPVLLPINILEDFTKPLSLSFRLFGNILADELVVAVLVLLVPLFVPLPVMVLGLFTSAIQALIFATLAAAYIGEAMEGHGEHD
- a CDS encoding ATP synthase subunit I; amino-acid sequence: MHPRYDDNLTPLTTLPRFRRSDDERGGKTTPVSSQPIEVSAPATSPETVAVSAESQSSDEDYSQLQKQLYVVTLVISGVVCASLGVFYSRDVALNYLIGALVGTVYLKMMARDVARLGRTKARLGNGRIALFIGLMVVATQVQQLQILPTFFGFMTYKVAILVYVLLTTFAPDLNSSRQPVNR